A stretch of Oncorhynchus gorbuscha isolate QuinsamMale2020 ecotype Even-year linkage group LG24, OgorEven_v1.0, whole genome shotgun sequence DNA encodes these proteins:
- the LOC124012844 gene encoding protein LRATD2-like, with protein MGNQVDKMKLSHLSYAEVPTMDPNGLDTEEGPRIGVSYIFSTDDEEQEGENSKVDGAAKEHHTGTEQKHYDKSNEVDCAVYHREECIYEKSVKTASMEIYSPENILHKCKAGDLVEFVTTGQYPHWAVYVGDFQVVHLHRAEIKSSFLTGASQGRRCRIVNELYKFKALSAEMVVQNAMEQVGAKDRELSWRNSECFAAWCRFGKREFKMGGDIRIGKQPYRLKILMSDKQSHMLEFQCLEDLVMEKRRHDQVGRTSVVQELANHLNSVEEIKRNPLSDPITAQIAQ; from the coding sequence ATGGGCAACCAGGTGGATAAAATGAAACTGTCACATCTAAGTTACGCAGAAGTTCCCACAATGGACCCCAACGGGCTGGACACTGAGGAGGGTCCTCGGATCGGAGTGTCATATATCTTCTCAACAGATGACGAGGAACAGGAGGGTGAAAACAGTAAGGTAGACGGAGCGGCTAAGGAGCACCACACTGGTACGGAACAGAAACACTACGACAAGAGCAACGAGGTGGATTGCGCTGTTTACCACCGGGAGGAATGTATTTATGAGAAGAGCGTCAAGACCGCGAGCATGGAAATATACTCCCCCGAGAATATACTACACAAATGCAAGGCAGGTGACCTGGTGGAGTTTGTAACCACGGGGCAGTACCCCCACTGGGCGGTGTATGTCGGTGACTTCCAGGTGGTGCACCTGCACAGAGCAGAGATAAAGAGCAGCTTCCTGACAGGCGCCAGCCAGGGAAGGAGATGTAGGATAGTCAACGAGCTGTATAAATTCAAAGCCCTCAGCGCCGAGATGGTGGTTCAGAACGCTATGGAACAGGTAGGAGCTAAAGACAGAGAGTTGAGCTGGAGAAATTCAGAGTGCTTTGCTGCTTGGTGCAGGTTTGGCAAACGGGAGTTCAAAATGGGCGGGGATATCCGGATAGGAAAACAGCCATACAGGTTAAAGATCCTGATGTCAGATAAACAGTCTCACATGCTGGAGTTCCAGTGTTTAGAGGACTTGgtcatggagaagaggagacacgACCAGGTGGGAAGGACATCAGTGGTCCAGGAGCTGGCCAATCATTTGAACAGTGTGGAAGAGATCAAAAGGAATCCACTCAGTGATCCAATAACTGCACAGATTGCTCAGTGA